One Sodalinema gerasimenkoae IPPAS B-353 DNA segment encodes these proteins:
- a CDS encoding PAS domain-containing protein: MFLAYIPHGHCYLWESPLVGLHVVSDSLITLSYYSIPLILIYFSRKREDLPFRGILWLFSAFILACGTSHLLEIWTLWHPSYWFSGSLKAITAVISFYTALALIPVIPKALAFRSPQELEALNRELEQEIERRQRVEAQLHYILEGTGTVTGQEFFTALVEHLAKTLQVRQVCIAQQTPETPDSLTTLAVWQNGSLQKNITYPISGSPCEPVMRQREPLWVSKGVQEQFPEATAMKEIEAACYLGCPLLDRKQNVLGVLCIHHDTELDDPQTVLAIINIFAMRAAAELLRQQAEQAQLQAYDSLEESVCRATQRLRERTNELIDANISLEKEIQDRIAAEAALRESEERWQLAIQGSNEGIWDWDLKGDRIFYSTGWKNILGYRDDEIPNDPDIFLQLVHPDDKETVKQALLDHLNCKSRIYSQEFRMRCKQGTYKWVLARGQALWDETGEPVRMAGSHTNIHDRKRAEAALREGAARERALALHPRSQTG, translated from the coding sequence GTGTTCCTTGCCTATATTCCTCATGGCCATTGTTATCTCTGGGAATCGCCTCTCGTCGGTCTACATGTTGTCAGTGATAGTCTGATTACCCTCAGCTACTACTCTATTCCCCTGATTCTCATTTACTTCAGCCGCAAACGAGAGGATTTACCTTTCCGAGGCATCCTCTGGCTCTTTAGCGCCTTCATACTCGCCTGCGGAACCTCCCATTTGCTCGAAATTTGGACCCTTTGGCATCCCAGCTATTGGTTCTCCGGTAGCCTCAAAGCTATCACCGCCGTCATCTCCTTCTATACCGCCCTCGCCCTGATTCCCGTTATCCCCAAAGCTCTGGCCTTCCGGAGTCCCCAGGAACTCGAAGCGCTCAACAGGGAATTAGAACAAGAAATTGAGCGGCGTCAGAGGGTGGAAGCTCAACTGCACTATATCCTCGAAGGCACTGGCACCGTCACGGGCCAAGAATTTTTTACCGCCCTTGTGGAACATCTGGCGAAAACCCTTCAGGTGCGGCAAGTCTGTATTGCCCAACAGACTCCGGAAACTCCAGACTCACTGACGACGTTAGCCGTATGGCAGAATGGCTCCCTACAAAAAAATATTACCTATCCCATTAGTGGCAGCCCCTGTGAACCGGTGATGCGCCAACGGGAACCTCTATGGGTTTCCAAGGGCGTTCAAGAGCAATTTCCCGAGGCTACGGCTATGAAGGAGATCGAGGCCGCCTGCTACCTGGGCTGTCCTCTGCTAGACCGAAAACAAAACGTGCTTGGCGTCCTCTGTATCCATCATGACACTGAATTAGACGACCCCCAAACCGTCCTCGCTATTATCAACATCTTCGCGATGCGGGCGGCAGCGGAACTCTTGCGCCAACAAGCTGAACAGGCTCAACTTCAGGCCTATGACAGTTTAGAAGAAAGCGTTTGTCGAGCTACCCAACGGCTGCGAGAACGGACCAATGAGCTGATTGATGCCAACATTAGCCTAGAAAAAGAAATCCAGGATCGCATTGCAGCCGAAGCTGCCCTACGAGAAAGTGAAGAACGCTGGCAGTTGGCCATTCAAGGGAGTAATGAGGGCATCTGGGACTGGGATCTTAAGGGCGATCGCATCTTTTATTCCACCGGTTGGAAAAATATCCTCGGCTACCGTGACGACGAAATCCCCAACGACCCGGATATCTTTCTACAACTGGTGCATCCTGATGACAAGGAAACCGTTAAACAAGCCCTCCTAGACCATCTCAACTGTAAAAGCCGCATTTACTCCCAGGAATTTCGGATGCGTTGCAAACAGGGAACCTACAAATGGGTTCTCGCCCGTGGCCAGGCCCTTTGGGATGAGACTGGGGAACCGGTACGCATGGCCGGGTCTCATACGAACATCCACGATCGCAAACGGGCTGAAGCAGCTTTGCGGGAGGGAGCAGCCCGAGAACGGGCCCTGGCCCTACATCCACGATCGCAAACGGGCTGA
- the chlG gene encoding chlorophyll synthase ChlG, producing the protein MSNPQTPSPANNDAPKPDVKGSKARQLMGMKGAQSGETNVWKIRLQLMKPITWIPLIWGVVCGAASSGSYTWSLENVLMAAACMLLSGPLMTGYTQTINDYYDREIDAINEPYRPIPSGAISIPQVKAQVFILLIGGWILAYGLDVWAQNDYPTITTIAVVGAFLAYIYSAPPLKLKQNGWLGNYALGASYITLPWCAGHALFGELNLTIVFLTMFYSLAGLGIAIVNDFKSVEGDRQLGLKSLPVMFGVTTAAWICVLSIDVFQAGIAAYLMSIQQNAYAVLLILLIIPQITFQDMYFLRDPLENDVKYQASAQPFLVLGMLVTGLAIGHAGL; encoded by the coding sequence ATGTCTAACCCACAAACCCCATCCCCCGCTAATAACGACGCCCCCAAACCCGACGTCAAAGGCTCCAAAGCGCGTCAACTGATGGGCATGAAGGGCGCTCAGTCCGGCGAAACCAACGTCTGGAAAATTCGCCTACAACTGATGAAGCCCATCACCTGGATTCCCCTGATTTGGGGAGTCGTCTGTGGGGCCGCCTCATCCGGATCGTACACCTGGAGCCTAGAAAACGTACTTATGGCTGCCGCCTGTATGCTGCTCTCAGGTCCCCTGATGACCGGATACACCCAAACCATCAACGACTACTATGATCGCGAAATCGACGCGATTAACGAACCCTATCGCCCCATCCCCTCCGGGGCCATCTCCATCCCCCAAGTCAAAGCCCAGGTCTTTATCCTGCTCATTGGCGGCTGGATTCTCGCCTATGGCTTAGATGTCTGGGCGCAAAACGACTATCCCACCATTACCACCATTGCCGTCGTCGGAGCCTTCCTGGCCTATATCTACTCTGCCCCACCCCTGAAACTCAAACAAAACGGCTGGCTGGGCAACTACGCCCTGGGGGCAAGTTATATCACCCTCCCCTGGTGTGCCGGTCATGCCCTCTTTGGTGAACTCAACCTCACCATTGTCTTCCTGACCATGTTCTACAGCCTCGCCGGCCTGGGAATCGCCATTGTCAATGACTTTAAGAGCGTTGAGGGCGATCGCCAACTGGGGCTAAAATCTCTCCCCGTCATGTTCGGTGTCACCACCGCCGCTTGGATTTGCGTCCTCTCCATCGATGTCTTCCAAGCCGGAATCGCCGCCTATCTGATGAGCATCCAACAAAACGCCTACGCAGTACTGTTGATTCTGCTGATTATTCCCCAAATCACCTTCCAAGATATGTATTTCTTGCGAGATCCCCTGGAAAACGATGTCAAATACCAAGCCAGTGCCCAACCCTTCCTTGTGTTGGGAATGTTGGTCACCGGTTTAGCCATCGGTCATGCCGGACTTTAA
- a CDS encoding DUF4365 domain-containing protein — MSNSTKQDHRGILYVKRVVCSDWDSKWQEIDRENDDGIDGIINLRRGQKQTSAITLVQVKCGPGYRADTKSRPNHIIVRVGKKYIKNHLPRWNIHTCPVLMIYVDPSRNLKEPEAWWTDLKSPESYTRDNEHIIILPKNQKFGPHSKGDFFKLCGPKVNYTQLPDLKFTSDELKQGSFSRSIKENARSYYNDWRNGTSQDRTNPDLGEIIINRVGWRHITRKDRLSLAVSQSFQLLPVAARIIQEVTPAKTLRSWEGEMVEQETIFYDLLCLDAQIYFPHRQPTVVRVVLRRRRAFSDATETSTSHIWFYSVFELHKKN, encoded by the coding sequence ATGTCTAATTCTACTAAGCAGGATCATCGTGGAATACTTTATGTCAAAAGAGTTGTGTGTTCTGACTGGGATTCGAAATGGCAAGAAATTGATCGTGAAAATGATGATGGTATAGACGGAATTATTAATCTAAGGCGTGGTCAAAAACAAACCTCTGCGATTACTTTAGTTCAGGTAAAATGTGGGCCAGGATATCGAGCAGATACAAAAAGCCGTCCCAATCACATAATTGTAAGGGTAGGGAAAAAGTATATTAAAAATCATCTACCTCGGTGGAACATACACACATGTCCTGTGTTAATGATTTATGTTGATCCTTCCAGGAATCTTAAAGAACCTGAGGCTTGGTGGACTGACCTAAAAAGCCCTGAATCTTACACGAGAGATAATGAACATATCATCATTTTGCCAAAAAATCAGAAATTTGGTCCTCACTCCAAAGGAGATTTCTTCAAGCTTTGTGGACCAAAAGTAAATTATACACAACTTCCTGATCTCAAATTTACATCCGATGAGTTGAAACAAGGTTCATTCAGCAGAAGCATCAAGGAAAATGCTCGAAGTTATTATAACGATTGGAGAAACGGCACTTCACAAGATCGTACAAACCCCGATCTAGGAGAAATTATTATCAATCGTGTTGGCTGGAGACATATCACAAGAAAAGATCGTTTATCTCTTGCCGTATCACAATCTTTTCAGTTATTGCCTGTAGCTGCAAGGATAATTCAAGAGGTCACTCCTGCTAAAACGTTACGTTCCTGGGAAGGGGAAATGGTTGAACAAGAAACGATATTTTATGATCTTCTTTGCCTAGACGCTCAAATCTATTTCCCTCATAGACAGCCTACGGTAGTTCGTGTAGTTCTGAGGAGGCGACGAGCCTTTTCAGATGCTACTGAAACCAGCACTTCTCATATTTGGTTTTATTCGGTATTCGAACTTCATAAAAAGAATTAG
- a CDS encoding DUF2281 domain-containing protein gives MDSILQTLQQHAAALPPTLQAELLNYAIYLTQKVPNNAAPSSARKQKRERLSEALAQAAALNPYGDIADPVAWQDEQRRDRPLPGRNDAD, from the coding sequence ATGGATAGCATTTTACAAACCCTTCAACAGCACGCCGCTGCCTTGCCGCCCACATTGCAAGCAGAATTACTGAATTATGCCATCTACCTGACGCAAAAAGTGCCGAATAACGCCGCCCCAAGCAGTGCTAGAAAGCAAAAACGGGAACGCCTTTCTGAGGCATTGGCGCAGGCGGCTGCCTTAAATCCCTATGGCGATATAGCCGATCCGGTGGCATGGCAGGACGAACAACGCCGCGATCGCCCTTTGCCAGGAAGAAACGATGCTGATTGA
- a CDS encoding transglycosylase domain-containing protein — protein sequence MHWDRPPSNPWLKLWSLFWSIFALGGLTLGGMAWARRELAAIDNSLPDPSELLTYARGGTITIKAADGSILQQIGDVTHEKLDLDDTPTQLIQAFLAAEDHRFYEHDGVDYQAIARAAVTNWRARAWLEGGSTLTQQLARMVFLTQDLTLERKLREARLAQEIERTTSKEEILQKYLNLVYLGSGAYGVTDAAWVYFAKSPQELTLPEMALLAGLPAAPSDYSPQVSPKLAQQRRNTVLRRMAEVGYISETEADNAIAQPIALNLRLPKRLEVRLPYFTSYIQQELPNYVSDEEIENGGLTVETSLDPHLQELAQEVVRQGVTRYGWQEGFTEGALVAIDPRNGEIRALVGGTGFEQSQFNRATQALRQPGSTFKGIIYATAIAAGLSPHDVYEDVPYSIAGYQPRNYGGGYAGKVTLQNALAESINIVAVKLLADIGFEPTLEVAQKMGIESELGEVYPLALGAFEVTLLEMTRAYGTLANQGQHYPSRGIRRILAADGTVLFDAQDDIRPQQAIDPDSAAIMTSMLRQVVDSGTGRPAQLDRPVAGKTGTSDNSRDLWFIGYVPQLTVGVWLGNDNNAPTYGSSGTAARVWRLFMAEALQGMAIAEFPSLPDLTFRTITLKPKPEEPETPPTPEPRQSGDDWQLTWGDRPLAPPSRSASGNSQKQPDRETRDRALEYGTEEYFRRRYGLDPAPSEPVRDWEATPSASESDPILPPKKEIFIPEALETLEGEL from the coding sequence ATGCACTGGGATCGCCCCCCATCCAACCCCTGGCTCAAACTCTGGAGCCTCTTTTGGTCAATCTTTGCCCTCGGGGGACTGACCTTGGGGGGGATGGCCTGGGCCCGACGAGAACTGGCCGCCATCGATAACAGTCTCCCCGATCCCAGTGAACTCCTCACCTACGCTCGCGGCGGAACCATCACCATAAAAGCCGCTGATGGCAGTATCTTGCAGCAAATTGGCGATGTCACTCACGAAAAACTGGACCTCGATGACACCCCCACCCAGTTAATTCAAGCCTTCCTCGCCGCTGAAGACCATCGTTTCTATGAGCATGACGGCGTAGACTATCAGGCCATCGCCCGGGCCGCTGTGACCAATTGGCGGGCCAGAGCCTGGCTCGAAGGAGGGAGTACCCTCACCCAACAGTTGGCCCGCATGGTGTTTCTCACCCAGGATCTCACCCTAGAGCGAAAACTGCGAGAAGCTCGTCTGGCCCAAGAAATCGAACGCACCACCAGCAAAGAGGAAATTCTTCAGAAATATCTCAATCTCGTCTATCTCGGGTCCGGGGCCTATGGTGTCACCGATGCGGCTTGGGTCTATTTCGCAAAATCTCCCCAGGAGCTAACTCTACCGGAAATGGCTCTCCTGGCCGGACTTCCCGCTGCTCCCAGTGACTATTCTCCCCAAGTTTCCCCCAAGTTAGCCCAACAACGGCGTAACACGGTCTTGCGGCGCATGGCGGAGGTGGGCTATATCAGTGAAACGGAAGCGGACAACGCCATCGCCCAACCCATTGCACTGAATCTGCGACTTCCCAAACGCCTCGAAGTCCGACTTCCCTATTTCACCAGCTATATCCAGCAAGAACTGCCCAACTATGTCAGTGATGAGGAAATCGAGAACGGGGGGTTAACCGTCGAAACCAGTCTCGATCCCCACTTACAAGAACTTGCTCAAGAGGTTGTCCGCCAAGGGGTGACGCGATATGGATGGCAAGAGGGTTTTACGGAAGGGGCTTTAGTGGCCATCGACCCTCGCAACGGGGAAATCCGCGCTCTGGTGGGGGGAACTGGCTTTGAACAGAGTCAGTTTAATCGGGCGACTCAGGCTCTACGTCAACCGGGTTCTACCTTTAAGGGGATTATCTACGCCACGGCGATCGCCGCTGGACTCTCTCCCCATGATGTCTATGAGGATGTTCCCTATAGTATTGCCGGCTATCAACCGCGAAACTACGGCGGTGGCTATGCGGGGAAAGTGACTCTACAAAATGCCTTGGCCGAGTCGATTAACATTGTGGCGGTGAAACTACTGGCGGATATCGGCTTTGAACCCACCCTGGAGGTGGCCCAAAAGATGGGGATTGAGTCAGAGTTGGGAGAAGTCTATCCCTTGGCCTTGGGAGCTTTTGAAGTGACGTTATTGGAGATGACCCGGGCCTATGGAACCCTGGCTAATCAGGGGCAACATTACCCCAGCCGAGGCATTCGCCGCATCCTAGCCGCCGATGGAACGGTTCTCTTTGATGCTCAAGACGACATTCGCCCCCAACAGGCCATTGACCCCGATAGTGCGGCGATTATGACCTCTATGTTGCGCCAAGTGGTGGACTCGGGAACGGGTCGCCCGGCTCAACTTGATCGCCCCGTCGCTGGCAAAACGGGAACCTCAGATAATTCCCGGGATCTCTGGTTTATTGGCTATGTGCCTCAGTTAACCGTAGGGGTTTGGCTGGGGAACGACAATAACGCCCCCACCTATGGCAGTAGTGGGACAGCGGCCCGAGTCTGGCGGCTGTTCATGGCCGAAGCCTTACAGGGGATGGCGATCGCCGAGTTCCCCAGTTTGCCCGATTTAACGTTCCGTACCATTACCCTAAAACCCAAACCGGAGGAACCCGAAACGCCCCCCACTCCCGAACCTCGCCAGTCGGGAGACGATTGGCAACTCACCTGGGGCGATCGCCCCTTAGCACCTCCGAGCCGATCAGCATCTGGAAACTCACAGAAGCAACCCGACCGCGAAACCCGCGATCGCGCCCTAGAATATGGAACGGAGGAATATTTCCGCCGCCGTTACGGACTTGACCCAGCCCCGTCTGAACCCGTCCGTGACTGGGAGGCCACCCCCTCCGCCTCTGAGTCTGACCCCATTCTCCCTCCGAAAAAGGAGATTTTCATCCCGGAAGCCCTAGAAACCCTTGAGGGCGAACTGTGA
- a CDS encoding DNA cytosine methyltransferase: MARPTAIDLFAGAGGMSLGFEQAGFDVIAAVELDPIHCAVHEYNFPDCLVICANMSEISGQDILERAGVEAVDVLFGGPPCQGFSLMGKRLLDDPRNALVSHFIRLVKEIGPRYLVMENVKGMATGKQRQVLGEAIAALEAIGYGVVQPPQVLNAAHYGVPQHRERLFLLGYRQGLTPPQYPEPTTHPARAKRLNAHLSKLPASPTVQEALQDLPNIEQYEALWGQDSVEAEFGIPSQYGAILRGLEVDWGDYSYPRPLKENWLTNSVRSHHRELSIERFRKTKPGEREPVSRFLRLHPQGVCNTLRAGTPSSRGAFTSPRPIHPQLPRCITVREAARLHSYPDWFRFHVTKWHGFRQIGNSVPPWLARAVAQSVRESLGSGVERPQIMSELGDEGLLSLTMTEAAARYGVAADAIAPRRRLVDSSPERVSGDRLD, from the coding sequence ATGGCGCGACCGACTGCGATCGATCTATTTGCTGGGGCGGGGGGGATGAGTTTAGGCTTTGAGCAAGCGGGGTTTGATGTCATCGCGGCGGTGGAACTGGACCCGATTCACTGTGCGGTGCATGAGTATAATTTCCCCGATTGTCTGGTCATCTGTGCCAATATGAGCGAGATTTCGGGCCAGGACATTTTAGAGCGGGCCGGGGTGGAGGCGGTGGATGTGCTGTTTGGCGGCCCTCCCTGTCAGGGCTTTTCCTTGATGGGAAAACGGCTGTTAGATGACCCCCGCAATGCTCTGGTGTCCCATTTTATTCGTCTGGTGAAGGAGATTGGCCCCCGCTATCTGGTGATGGAGAACGTCAAGGGGATGGCCACAGGGAAACAGCGTCAGGTGCTGGGGGAGGCGATCGCGGCCTTGGAGGCGATCGGCTATGGTGTGGTTCAACCACCCCAGGTGCTGAATGCAGCTCATTATGGGGTTCCGCAACATCGGGAGCGTCTCTTTTTGTTGGGCTATCGTCAGGGTTTGACACCGCCTCAGTATCCCGAGCCGACGACTCATCCGGCTCGGGCAAAACGTCTCAACGCCCATTTATCGAAGCTTCCCGCGTCGCCGACGGTGCAAGAGGCGTTACAAGACTTGCCCAATATCGAGCAATATGAGGCGTTATGGGGTCAAGACTCTGTTGAGGCAGAATTCGGGATCCCGAGCCAGTATGGGGCAATTTTGCGCGGGTTAGAGGTTGATTGGGGGGACTATAGCTACCCTCGTCCGCTGAAGGAAAATTGGCTGACCAATAGTGTGCGATCGCATCATCGGGAATTGTCCATTGAGCGATTTCGCAAGACCAAACCGGGAGAGAGGGAGCCGGTGAGTCGCTTTTTGCGCCTACATCCCCAGGGGGTTTGTAATACGTTGCGAGCAGGAACCCCCAGCAGTCGGGGGGCGTTCACCTCACCTCGTCCCATTCACCCGCAGCTTCCCCGCTGCATTACGGTGCGGGAGGCGGCGCGATTGCACAGTTATCCTGACTGGTTCCGCTTCCATGTCACGAAATGGCACGGGTTTCGGCAAATTGGTAATTCGGTTCCTCCTTGGCTAGCTCGGGCGGTGGCTCAATCAGTGCGGGAGTCGTTGGGGTCTGGGGTTGAGCGTCCTCAGATTATGTCTGAGTTGGGGGATGAGGGGCTGTTGTCCCTGACGATGACTGAGGCGGCGGCGCGGTATGGGGTGGCGGCCGATGCGATCGCGCCTCGGCGGCGGCTGGTGGATTCGTCGCCGGAGAGGGTTTCGGGCGATCGGCTAGACTGA
- the hisF gene encoding imidazole glycerol phosphate synthase subunit HisF, with product MVLAKRILPCLDVKAGRVVKGVNFVDLQDAGDPVELAQAYNEAGADELVFLDITATHEERDIILDVVYRTAEQVFIPLTVGGGIQSLEGIKKLLRAGADKISINSAAVRDPELINRASDRFGNQCIVVAIDARRREDPSNPGWDVYVRGGRENTGLDAIAWAQEVTQRGAGELLVTSMDADGTQAGYDLELTRTIADLVEIPVIASGGAGNCQHIYEAFSEGKAEAALLASLLHYGQLSVAEIKKYLESHQVPVRQLSHP from the coding sequence ATGGTCTTAGCAAAACGGATTCTCCCTTGTCTAGATGTGAAAGCGGGGCGAGTCGTCAAGGGTGTGAATTTTGTCGATTTACAAGATGCGGGTGATCCGGTGGAGTTGGCCCAGGCCTACAACGAGGCGGGCGCCGATGAGTTAGTCTTTCTGGATATCACCGCCACTCACGAGGAACGGGATATTATTCTCGATGTGGTCTATCGCACCGCTGAACAGGTGTTTATTCCCCTCACCGTTGGCGGCGGGATTCAATCCTTAGAGGGAATTAAAAAATTGTTAAGGGCCGGGGCCGATAAGATAAGCATCAACTCGGCGGCCGTTCGGGACCCGGAGTTGATTAACCGCGCTAGCGATCGCTTTGGTAATCAATGTATTGTGGTGGCGATCGATGCCCGTCGCCGTGAGGACCCGAGCAATCCGGGTTGGGATGTGTATGTGCGCGGGGGACGGGAAAATACGGGCCTCGATGCGATCGCCTGGGCGCAAGAGGTCACCCAACGAGGGGCCGGCGAACTCCTGGTGACCAGTATGGATGCCGATGGCACTCAAGCCGGCTATGACCTGGAATTAACCCGAACCATCGCCGATCTCGTGGAAATTCCCGTCATTGCTTCGGGGGGCGCGGGAAATTGCCAACATATCTACGAGGCCTTCTCTGAAGGCAAGGCAGAAGCCGCTCTCCTCGCCTCTCTACTGCATTACGGCCAGTTAAGTGTGGCTGAGATTAAGAAATATTTAGAGTCTCACCAAGTGCCAGTACGGCAATTAAGTCATCCCTAA
- a CDS encoding biotin transporter BioY, whose amino-acid sequence MNKPLEALWAVIGLFLTILGTMVEASVANPLASWGDRASSTISLGVTYQVGAVLLVGCLGGKNAGALSQIAYLCLGLSPWFPVFTQGGGLSYMAHPSFGYLLGFIPGAWLCGWLAFHRRRRLELLALSCLLGLAAVHLVGLLYLLLSQGASGDFGRLVLQYSWQPLPGQLAIACAAAVLAYVLRLLLFY is encoded by the coding sequence TTGAATAAACCTCTTGAGGCACTATGGGCCGTGATTGGCTTGTTTCTCACCATCCTGGGCACGATGGTGGAGGCTTCCGTTGCCAATCCCCTGGCCAGTTGGGGCGATCGCGCTAGTTCCACCATTTCTCTGGGGGTTACCTACCAAGTGGGCGCGGTGTTACTGGTAGGCTGTCTCGGGGGCAAAAATGCCGGGGCCCTGTCGCAAATTGCCTATCTCTGTTTAGGCTTAAGCCCCTGGTTTCCGGTCTTTACTCAAGGAGGAGGGTTGAGCTATATGGCCCATCCCTCCTTTGGCTATCTCCTCGGCTTTATTCCGGGGGCCTGGCTTTGCGGTTGGCTGGCGTTTCACCGACGTCGCCGTCTGGAACTGTTGGCCCTAAGCTGTCTGTTAGGCTTGGCGGCGGTGCATCTGGTGGGATTGCTCTATTTACTACTGAGTCAAGGGGCTTCGGGGGACTTCGGACGCTTGGTTTTGCAGTATTCTTGGCAACCGCTACCGGGCCAGTTGGCGATCGCCTGTGCAGCGGCGGTTCTCGCCTATGTCCTGCGGCTGTTACTCTTTTATTAA
- the psb35 gene encoding photosystem II assembly protein Psb35 gives MDVAGASGSSGLSLFTLVYVVGFIAAVIGGSIAWYNSKRPPGWEDAERPSIIPDLKTDNPDPQSDDETQS, from the coding sequence ATGGATGTGGCCGGTGCATCTGGGTCATCGGGATTATCTCTGTTTACCCTGGTGTATGTGGTCGGATTTATTGCCGCCGTCATTGGCGGTTCCATCGCCTGGTATAACTCAAAACGTCCCCCCGGTTGGGAAGATGCTGAACGACCCAGTATCATCCCCGATCTGAAAACTGACAACCCAGACCCTCAGTCCGACGACGAGACGCAGTCCTAA
- a CDS encoding YebC/PmpR family DNA-binding transcriptional regulator yields MAGHSKWANIKRHKARVDAAKSKVFTQISREIIVAARQGLPDPEANFQLRNAVAKAKAAGIPNDNIDRAIAKGAGNLGGEDDYEAIRYEGYGPGGVAVLIEALTDNRNRTAADIRVAFSKNGGNLGETGCVSWMFAHKGVISLGGEIEEDHLLEASLDAGAESYELLELEDDAPAAEVYTALEDLEQVSNHLEAAGFEVQQAELRWLPGNSLEVSDEEQGRSLLKMMDALEDLDDVQSVTSNFEMSDELMDRLSLVNH; encoded by the coding sequence ATGGCTGGACATAGCAAGTGGGCCAATATCAAACGCCATAAAGCCCGCGTTGATGCTGCCAAAAGCAAAGTCTTTACGCAGATTTCTCGCGAGATTATTGTGGCCGCTCGTCAGGGACTCCCTGATCCTGAAGCGAATTTCCAATTGCGTAACGCCGTGGCGAAAGCGAAGGCGGCGGGGATTCCCAATGATAATATTGATCGCGCGATCGCTAAGGGAGCGGGCAATCTCGGCGGGGAGGATGACTATGAGGCCATCCGCTATGAGGGCTATGGCCCCGGTGGCGTTGCCGTGTTAATTGAAGCCCTCACCGATAACCGCAACCGCACGGCGGCGGATATTCGCGTCGCATTTAGCAAAAACGGCGGTAATCTCGGGGAAACCGGCTGTGTAAGCTGGATGTTTGCCCATAAGGGGGTGATTAGTCTCGGCGGGGAGATTGAGGAAGACCACCTGTTAGAAGCCTCATTAGACGCGGGAGCCGAGAGTTATGAACTTCTGGAATTAGAGGACGATGCCCCGGCGGCAGAAGTCTACACGGCCCTTGAGGATCTCGAACAGGTCAGTAATCATCTCGAAGCGGCTGGGTTTGAGGTTCAGCAGGCGGAGTTACGCTGGCTTCCGGGGAACAGTTTGGAGGTGAGCGATGAGGAGCAGGGGCGATCGCTGCTTAAAATGATGGATGCTCTCGAAGATCTCGATGATGTGCAAAGTGTCACCTCCAATTTTGAGATGTCCGATGAACTGATGGACCGCCTCAGCCTCGTCAATCACTAA
- a CDS encoding type II toxin-antitoxin system VapC family toxin, translating to MLIDSNLIIYATQPPYTGLRDWLVDYATHYSAVSRLETLGYHRLSDAERQVIMAILDNLDILMIGTVTIELAVALRQQRKMSLGDALIAATCLEYQLPLATANDKDFDWIDGLTIHNPMKEEDKGTQGL from the coding sequence ATGCTGATTGACAGTAATTTGATTATTTATGCCACCCAGCCACCCTATACAGGCTTACGTGATTGGTTGGTGGATTATGCTACTCACTATTCTGCTGTCAGTCGCTTGGAAACCTTGGGGTATCACCGGCTAAGTGATGCAGAAAGGCAGGTAATTATGGCAATTTTGGATAACTTGGATATTTTGATGATCGGCACAGTCACAATTGAGCTTGCCGTTGCACTGCGCCAACAACGGAAAATGTCATTGGGTGATGCCTTGATTGCAGCAACCTGTCTGGAATATCAACTACCGTTGGCAACTGCTAATGATAAAGATTTTGACTGGATCGATGGTTTGACAATCCATAATCCTATGAAAGAAGAAGATAAAGGTACACAAGGCCTATAA